One Aphidius gifuensis isolate YNYX2018 linkage group LG3, ASM1490517v1, whole genome shotgun sequence DNA window includes the following coding sequences:
- the LOC122853097 gene encoding disheveled-associated activator of morphogenesis 1 isoform X1, with the protein MDTVLEKMGKLNLRIPSCPLKSPQPLKEFVVNCQTMPSRVKKSFCGCLQANFYLQDDEPPEITYCVVEQTGTLTLQAMTPTLPMPAEEELNKMFLELVDELDLTQANRQAVLALPANKKWQIYCSRKGNDTLDNGGLRTTDLSGDPEDYINRIKVIADATFNEDNEELSNHMRQVEALKTALRTQPHSFVLRFIELDGLNALLKVLGTIDVEAAHSYLHTSVIGCLKALMNNSNGRAHVLAHPTAINTISQSLATENIKAKISVLEILGAVCLVPGGHRKVLEGMLHFQQYHYERARFQSIINDLDKNFGIYKDNLSLKTAIMSFINAVLNYGPGQVTLEFRLHLRYELLMLGIQPIIEKLRKYENETLDRHLDFFEMVRNEDEKELARKFEKEHVDTKSATAMFDLLRRKLSHTPAYCHLLSLLEHCLLLPLDYGSYPQHWLLFDRIVQQIVLQTDNNNEITRNPDVAPININVKEIIHLLAKEEELVAARKRTDELERENTDMSTKLSKKEQELDLRSQEKEDIEASLMRIKERLEKETSMHIETKQKISEFQDTIETLSRQINNEKSERKRLEKLVASGSLPDDAKATIKIVDDELMDNVKSSSSPPPPPPPPPPPIAPPPPPPLLSSSSSSLIPSAPQPKEVFKNVPQPSNPLKSFNWSKIPEQKLQGTIWSELDDTKIYNVMDLETIDKIFCAYQKNGGTIPTEGSIEDLRNLGKNKKTMSVIDARRAQNCTILLSKLKMSDNEITRTIISMDQQNILHIDMVEQLLKYIPSSEEAALLDMNQKELQSRADCFLYQISKVPHYEQRLRSLHYKKKFSASISELTPRMRAVLEASRQVARSRRLRKLLELVLALGNYVNRGNARGNAYGFRLASLNRLVDTKSSCSKGTTLLHYLVQILESRFRDVLEIEEDMPHVRTAARVSMADLQKEVANLKNGLQDVQREIEFHRGQVQVLQGDMFLPSMRDFQAQATCRLAEAEDLFQDMKTRFDRAVRLFGEDSAGVQPDEFFGIFENFLQAFAEARQDVENMRRKIEEDERRVKQEQELKKRTMERKNSREGLLNNISISKKNEVNGNNGQVDNKGEFDDLISALRTGDVFGEDIAKFKRSKRRPVTPSGAQDPRRHNVNREDSRERH; encoded by the exons ATGGATACTGTACTGGAAAAAATGGGCAAACTCAAtttg agGATTCCTAGCTGTCCTCTGAAGAGTCCACAACCGTTAAAGGAATTTGTTGTCAACTGCCAAACAATGCCATCCAGAGTAAAGAAATCATTTTGTGGCTGTCTTcag gccaatttttatttgcaggATGATGAACCACCGGAAATAACATATTGTGTTGTTGAACAAACTGGTACATTAACACTACAAGCAATGACACCAACATTACCAATGCCAGCTGaagaagaattaaataaaatgtttttagaaCTTGTTGATGAGCTAGATTTAACACAAGCTAATAGACAAGCTGTACTTGCACTTccagcaaataaaaaatggcaaaTTTATTGTTCACGTAAAGGTAATGATACACTTGATAATGGTGGTTTACGTACAACTGATCTCAGTGGTGATCCTGAAGATTACATCAATAGAATTAAAGTTATTGCTGATGCAACATTTAATGAAGATAATGAAGAATTATCAAATCATATGAGACAAGTTGAAGCATTAAAAACAGCATTAAGAACACAACCACATAGTTTTGTTCTTCGTTTTATTGAACTTGATGGTCTTAATGCATTATTAAAAGTATTGGGAACAATTGATGTTGAAGCTGCACACAGTTATCTTCATACAAGTGTTATTGGATGTTTAAAAGCACTTATGAATAATTCT aatGGAAGAGCTCATGTACTTGCACATCCAACagcaataaatacaatatcacAATCACTTGcaactgaaaatataaaagctaAAATATCTGTACTCGAAATACTTGGTGCTGTTTGTCTAGTACCAGGTGGTCATAGAAAAGTTCTAGAAGGAATGTTACattttcaacaatatcatTATGAACGTGCACGTTTTCAaagtataataaatgatttagataaaaattttggtatatataaagataatttatcaCTTAAAACAGCAATAATGTCATTTATAAATGCTGTATTAAATTATGGTCCTGGACAAGTTACACTTGAATTTCGTTTACATTTAcgttatgaattattaatgcTTGGTATACAgccaattattgaaaaattacgtaaatatgaaaatgaaacaCTTGATAgacatttagatttttttgaaatggttagaaatgaagatgaaaaagaattagcaagaaaatttgaaaaagaacATGTTGATACTAAAAGTGCAACAGCAATGTTTGATTTATTGCGAAGAAAATTAAGTCATACACCAGCATATTGTCATTTATTAAGTTTACTTGaacattgtttattattaccaCTTGATTATGGTTCATATCCACAACACTGGTTGCTATTTGATCGTATTGTACAACAAATTGTATTACaaacagataataataatgaaataacaagaaatCCAGATGTTGcaccaattaatattaatgttaaagaaattattcatttacttGCTAAAGAAGAAGAATTAGTTGCTGCTAGAAAACGTACTGATGAATTAGAACGTGAAAATACAGATATGTCaacaaaattatctaaaaaagaacaagaatTAGATTTAAGAAGCCAAGAAAAAGAAGATATTGAAGCAAGTTTAATGAGAATTAAAGAAAGACTTGAAAAAGAAACATCAATGCATAttgaaacaaaacaaaaaatatcagaatttCAAGATACCATTGAGACATTATCAcgacaaattaataatgaaaaatcagaAAGAAAAAGACTTGAAAAATTAGTTGCATCTGGTAGTTTACCAGATGATGCTAaagcaacaattaaaattgtcGATGATGAATTAATGGATAAtgttaaatcatcatcatcaccaccaccacctccaccacctCCTCCACCACCAAtagcaccaccaccaccaccaccgctgctatcatcatcatcatcatcattaataccATCAGCACCACAACCAAAagaagtatttaaaaatgttccACAACCAAGTAATccattaaaatcatttaactGGTCAAAAATACcagaacaaaaattacaaggtACAATATGGTCTGAATTAGATGacactaaaatatataatgttatGGATTTagaaacaattgataaaattttttgtgcaTATCAAAAAAATGGTGGTACAATACCAACTGAAGGATCAATTGAAGATCTACGTAATttgggtaaaaataaaaaaacaatgtctGTTATTGATGCAAGAAGAGCACAAAAttgtacaatattattatcaaaattaaaaatgagtgataatgaaataacaagaacaataatatcaatggatcaacaaaatatattacatattGATATGGTTGAacagttattaaaatatataccatCATCTGAAGAAGCTGCACTTCTTGATATGAATCAAAAAGAATTACAAAGTCGTGCTGATTGTTTTCTCTATCAAATATCaaa GGTACCACATTATGAACAGCGTCTTCGTTCACTtcattataagaaaaaattttcagcaagTATATCAGAGCTAACACCAAGAATGCGTGCTGTATTAGAAGCAAGTAGACAAGTTGCTAGATCACGTAGATTAAgaaaattacttgaattaGTACTTGCACTTGGTAATTATGTAAATCGTGGTAATGCACGTGGTAATGCATATGGTTTTCGTTTGGCATCATTAAATCGTCTTGTTGATACAAAATCATCATGCTCAAAAGGCACAACATTACTTCATTATCTTGTACAAATATTAGAATCACGTTTTCGTGATGTATTAGAAATTGAAGAAGATATGCCACATGTTAGAACAGCAGCACGTGTTAGTATGGCTGATTTACAAAAAGAAGttgctaatttaaaaaatggattACAAGATGTACAAAGAGAAATTGAATTTCATCGTGGACAAGTACAAGTATTACAAGGTGATATGTTTCTTCCATCAATGAGAGATTTTCAAGCACAAGCAACATGTAGACTTGCTGAAGCTGAAGATTTATTTCAAGATATGAAAACAAGATTTGACAGAGCTGTTAGATTATTTGGTGAGGATTCAGCTGGTGTACAGCCAGATGaattttttggtatatttgaaaattttttacaagcaTTTGCTGAAGCAAGACAAGACGTTGAAAATATGAgaagaaaaattgaagaagaTGAAAGACGTGTTAAACAAGAACAAGAACTTAAAAAACGTACaatggaaagaaaaaattcacgtgaaggtttattaaataatatatcaattagtAAAAAGAATGAAGTCAATGGTAATAATGGACAAGTTGATAATAAAGGtgaatttgatgatttaatatcaGCATTGAGAACTGGTGATGTATTTGGTGAAGATATtgctaaatttaaaagatcaaAACGTCGACCAGTTACCCCAAGTGGTGCACAAGATCCACGTCGGCATAATGTTAATCGAGAAGACTCACGAGAACGTCACTAG
- the LOC122853097 gene encoding disheveled-associated activator of morphogenesis 1 isoform X2, with product MTSWWCFNLRIPSCPLKSPQPLKEFVVNCQTMPSRVKKSFCGCLQANFYLQDDEPPEITYCVVEQTGTLTLQAMTPTLPMPAEEELNKMFLELVDELDLTQANRQAVLALPANKKWQIYCSRKGNDTLDNGGLRTTDLSGDPEDYINRIKVIADATFNEDNEELSNHMRQVEALKTALRTQPHSFVLRFIELDGLNALLKVLGTIDVEAAHSYLHTSVIGCLKALMNNSNGRAHVLAHPTAINTISQSLATENIKAKISVLEILGAVCLVPGGHRKVLEGMLHFQQYHYERARFQSIINDLDKNFGIYKDNLSLKTAIMSFINAVLNYGPGQVTLEFRLHLRYELLMLGIQPIIEKLRKYENETLDRHLDFFEMVRNEDEKELARKFEKEHVDTKSATAMFDLLRRKLSHTPAYCHLLSLLEHCLLLPLDYGSYPQHWLLFDRIVQQIVLQTDNNNEITRNPDVAPININVKEIIHLLAKEEELVAARKRTDELERENTDMSTKLSKKEQELDLRSQEKEDIEASLMRIKERLEKETSMHIETKQKISEFQDTIETLSRQINNEKSERKRLEKLVASGSLPDDAKATIKIVDDELMDNVKSSSSPPPPPPPPPPPIAPPPPPPLLSSSSSSLIPSAPQPKEVFKNVPQPSNPLKSFNWSKIPEQKLQGTIWSELDDTKIYNVMDLETIDKIFCAYQKNGGTIPTEGSIEDLRNLGKNKKTMSVIDARRAQNCTILLSKLKMSDNEITRTIISMDQQNILHIDMVEQLLKYIPSSEEAALLDMNQKELQSRADCFLYQISKVPHYEQRLRSLHYKKKFSASISELTPRMRAVLEASRQVARSRRLRKLLELVLALGNYVNRGNARGNAYGFRLASLNRLVDTKSSCSKGTTLLHYLVQILESRFRDVLEIEEDMPHVRTAARVSMADLQKEVANLKNGLQDVQREIEFHRGQVQVLQGDMFLPSMRDFQAQATCRLAEAEDLFQDMKTRFDRAVRLFGEDSAGVQPDEFFGIFENFLQAFAEARQDVENMRRKIEEDERRVKQEQELKKRTMERKNSREGLLNNISISKKNEVNGNNGQVDNKGEFDDLISALRTGDVFGEDIAKFKRSKRRPVTPSGAQDPRRHNVNREDSRERH from the exons ATGACGTCTTGGTGGTGTTTTAAtttg agGATTCCTAGCTGTCCTCTGAAGAGTCCACAACCGTTAAAGGAATTTGTTGTCAACTGCCAAACAATGCCATCCAGAGTAAAGAAATCATTTTGTGGCTGTCTTcag gccaatttttatttgcaggATGATGAACCACCGGAAATAACATATTGTGTTGTTGAACAAACTGGTACATTAACACTACAAGCAATGACACCAACATTACCAATGCCAGCTGaagaagaattaaataaaatgtttttagaaCTTGTTGATGAGCTAGATTTAACACAAGCTAATAGACAAGCTGTACTTGCACTTccagcaaataaaaaatggcaaaTTTATTGTTCACGTAAAGGTAATGATACACTTGATAATGGTGGTTTACGTACAACTGATCTCAGTGGTGATCCTGAAGATTACATCAATAGAATTAAAGTTATTGCTGATGCAACATTTAATGAAGATAATGAAGAATTATCAAATCATATGAGACAAGTTGAAGCATTAAAAACAGCATTAAGAACACAACCACATAGTTTTGTTCTTCGTTTTATTGAACTTGATGGTCTTAATGCATTATTAAAAGTATTGGGAACAATTGATGTTGAAGCTGCACACAGTTATCTTCATACAAGTGTTATTGGATGTTTAAAAGCACTTATGAATAATTCT aatGGAAGAGCTCATGTACTTGCACATCCAACagcaataaatacaatatcacAATCACTTGcaactgaaaatataaaagctaAAATATCTGTACTCGAAATACTTGGTGCTGTTTGTCTAGTACCAGGTGGTCATAGAAAAGTTCTAGAAGGAATGTTACattttcaacaatatcatTATGAACGTGCACGTTTTCAaagtataataaatgatttagataaaaattttggtatatataaagataatttatcaCTTAAAACAGCAATAATGTCATTTATAAATGCTGTATTAAATTATGGTCCTGGACAAGTTACACTTGAATTTCGTTTACATTTAcgttatgaattattaatgcTTGGTATACAgccaattattgaaaaattacgtaaatatgaaaatgaaacaCTTGATAgacatttagatttttttgaaatggttagaaatgaagatgaaaaagaattagcaagaaaatttgaaaaagaacATGTTGATACTAAAAGTGCAACAGCAATGTTTGATTTATTGCGAAGAAAATTAAGTCATACACCAGCATATTGTCATTTATTAAGTTTACTTGaacattgtttattattaccaCTTGATTATGGTTCATATCCACAACACTGGTTGCTATTTGATCGTATTGTACAACAAATTGTATTACaaacagataataataatgaaataacaagaaatCCAGATGTTGcaccaattaatattaatgttaaagaaattattcatttacttGCTAAAGAAGAAGAATTAGTTGCTGCTAGAAAACGTACTGATGAATTAGAACGTGAAAATACAGATATGTCaacaaaattatctaaaaaagaacaagaatTAGATTTAAGAAGCCAAGAAAAAGAAGATATTGAAGCAAGTTTAATGAGAATTAAAGAAAGACTTGAAAAAGAAACATCAATGCATAttgaaacaaaacaaaaaatatcagaatttCAAGATACCATTGAGACATTATCAcgacaaattaataatgaaaaatcagaAAGAAAAAGACTTGAAAAATTAGTTGCATCTGGTAGTTTACCAGATGATGCTAaagcaacaattaaaattgtcGATGATGAATTAATGGATAAtgttaaatcatcatcatcaccaccaccacctccaccacctCCTCCACCACCAAtagcaccaccaccaccaccaccgctgctatcatcatcatcatcatcattaataccATCAGCACCACAACCAAAagaagtatttaaaaatgttccACAACCAAGTAATccattaaaatcatttaactGGTCAAAAATACcagaacaaaaattacaaggtACAATATGGTCTGAATTAGATGacactaaaatatataatgttatGGATTTagaaacaattgataaaattttttgtgcaTATCAAAAAAATGGTGGTACAATACCAACTGAAGGATCAATTGAAGATCTACGTAATttgggtaaaaataaaaaaacaatgtctGTTATTGATGCAAGAAGAGCACAAAAttgtacaatattattatcaaaattaaaaatgagtgataatgaaataacaagaacaataatatcaatggatcaacaaaatatattacatattGATATGGTTGAacagttattaaaatatataccatCATCTGAAGAAGCTGCACTTCTTGATATGAATCAAAAAGAATTACAAAGTCGTGCTGATTGTTTTCTCTATCAAATATCaaa GGTACCACATTATGAACAGCGTCTTCGTTCACTtcattataagaaaaaattttcagcaagTATATCAGAGCTAACACCAAGAATGCGTGCTGTATTAGAAGCAAGTAGACAAGTTGCTAGATCACGTAGATTAAgaaaattacttgaattaGTACTTGCACTTGGTAATTATGTAAATCGTGGTAATGCACGTGGTAATGCATATGGTTTTCGTTTGGCATCATTAAATCGTCTTGTTGATACAAAATCATCATGCTCAAAAGGCACAACATTACTTCATTATCTTGTACAAATATTAGAATCACGTTTTCGTGATGTATTAGAAATTGAAGAAGATATGCCACATGTTAGAACAGCAGCACGTGTTAGTATGGCTGATTTACAAAAAGAAGttgctaatttaaaaaatggattACAAGATGTACAAAGAGAAATTGAATTTCATCGTGGACAAGTACAAGTATTACAAGGTGATATGTTTCTTCCATCAATGAGAGATTTTCAAGCACAAGCAACATGTAGACTTGCTGAAGCTGAAGATTTATTTCAAGATATGAAAACAAGATTTGACAGAGCTGTTAGATTATTTGGTGAGGATTCAGCTGGTGTACAGCCAGATGaattttttggtatatttgaaaattttttacaagcaTTTGCTGAAGCAAGACAAGACGTTGAAAATATGAgaagaaaaattgaagaagaTGAAAGACGTGTTAAACAAGAACAAGAACTTAAAAAACGTACaatggaaagaaaaaattcacgtgaaggtttattaaataatatatcaattagtAAAAAGAATGAAGTCAATGGTAATAATGGACAAGTTGATAATAAAGGtgaatttgatgatttaatatcaGCATTGAGAACTGGTGATGTATTTGGTGAAGATATtgctaaatttaaaagatcaaAACGTCGACCAGTTACCCCAAGTGGTGCACAAGATCCACGTCGGCATAATGTTAATCGAGAAGACTCACGAGAACGTCACTAG
- the LOC122853097 gene encoding disheveled-associated activator of morphogenesis 1 isoform X3 — MDTVLEKMGKLNLRIPSCPLKSPQPLKEFVVNCQTMPSRVKKSFCGCLQDDEPPEITYCVVEQTGTLTLQAMTPTLPMPAEEELNKMFLELVDELDLTQANRQAVLALPANKKWQIYCSRKGNDTLDNGGLRTTDLSGDPEDYINRIKVIADATFNEDNEELSNHMRQVEALKTALRTQPHSFVLRFIELDGLNALLKVLGTIDVEAAHSYLHTSVIGCLKALMNNSNGRAHVLAHPTAINTISQSLATENIKAKISVLEILGAVCLVPGGHRKVLEGMLHFQQYHYERARFQSIINDLDKNFGIYKDNLSLKTAIMSFINAVLNYGPGQVTLEFRLHLRYELLMLGIQPIIEKLRKYENETLDRHLDFFEMVRNEDEKELARKFEKEHVDTKSATAMFDLLRRKLSHTPAYCHLLSLLEHCLLLPLDYGSYPQHWLLFDRIVQQIVLQTDNNNEITRNPDVAPININVKEIIHLLAKEEELVAARKRTDELERENTDMSTKLSKKEQELDLRSQEKEDIEASLMRIKERLEKETSMHIETKQKISEFQDTIETLSRQINNEKSERKRLEKLVASGSLPDDAKATIKIVDDELMDNVKSSSSPPPPPPPPPPPIAPPPPPPLLSSSSSSLIPSAPQPKEVFKNVPQPSNPLKSFNWSKIPEQKLQGTIWSELDDTKIYNVMDLETIDKIFCAYQKNGGTIPTEGSIEDLRNLGKNKKTMSVIDARRAQNCTILLSKLKMSDNEITRTIISMDQQNILHIDMVEQLLKYIPSSEEAALLDMNQKELQSRADCFLYQISKVPHYEQRLRSLHYKKKFSASISELTPRMRAVLEASRQVARSRRLRKLLELVLALGNYVNRGNARGNAYGFRLASLNRLVDTKSSCSKGTTLLHYLVQILESRFRDVLEIEEDMPHVRTAARVSMADLQKEVANLKNGLQDVQREIEFHRGQVQVLQGDMFLPSMRDFQAQATCRLAEAEDLFQDMKTRFDRAVRLFGEDSAGVQPDEFFGIFENFLQAFAEARQDVENMRRKIEEDERRVKQEQELKKRTMERKNSREGLLNNISISKKNEVNGNNGQVDNKGEFDDLISALRTGDVFGEDIAKFKRSKRRPVTPSGAQDPRRHNVNREDSRERH; from the exons ATGGATACTGTACTGGAAAAAATGGGCAAACTCAAtttg agGATTCCTAGCTGTCCTCTGAAGAGTCCACAACCGTTAAAGGAATTTGTTGTCAACTGCCAAACAATGCCATCCAGAGTAAAGAAATCATTTTGTGGCTGTCTTcag gATGATGAACCACCGGAAATAACATATTGTGTTGTTGAACAAACTGGTACATTAACACTACAAGCAATGACACCAACATTACCAATGCCAGCTGaagaagaattaaataaaatgtttttagaaCTTGTTGATGAGCTAGATTTAACACAAGCTAATAGACAAGCTGTACTTGCACTTccagcaaataaaaaatggcaaaTTTATTGTTCACGTAAAGGTAATGATACACTTGATAATGGTGGTTTACGTACAACTGATCTCAGTGGTGATCCTGAAGATTACATCAATAGAATTAAAGTTATTGCTGATGCAACATTTAATGAAGATAATGAAGAATTATCAAATCATATGAGACAAGTTGAAGCATTAAAAACAGCATTAAGAACACAACCACATAGTTTTGTTCTTCGTTTTATTGAACTTGATGGTCTTAATGCATTATTAAAAGTATTGGGAACAATTGATGTTGAAGCTGCACACAGTTATCTTCATACAAGTGTTATTGGATGTTTAAAAGCACTTATGAATAATTCT aatGGAAGAGCTCATGTACTTGCACATCCAACagcaataaatacaatatcacAATCACTTGcaactgaaaatataaaagctaAAATATCTGTACTCGAAATACTTGGTGCTGTTTGTCTAGTACCAGGTGGTCATAGAAAAGTTCTAGAAGGAATGTTACattttcaacaatatcatTATGAACGTGCACGTTTTCAaagtataataaatgatttagataaaaattttggtatatataaagataatttatcaCTTAAAACAGCAATAATGTCATTTATAAATGCTGTATTAAATTATGGTCCTGGACAAGTTACACTTGAATTTCGTTTACATTTAcgttatgaattattaatgcTTGGTATACAgccaattattgaaaaattacgtaaatatgaaaatgaaacaCTTGATAgacatttagatttttttgaaatggttagaaatgaagatgaaaaagaattagcaagaaaatttgaaaaagaacATGTTGATACTAAAAGTGCAACAGCAATGTTTGATTTATTGCGAAGAAAATTAAGTCATACACCAGCATATTGTCATTTATTAAGTTTACTTGaacattgtttattattaccaCTTGATTATGGTTCATATCCACAACACTGGTTGCTATTTGATCGTATTGTACAACAAATTGTATTACaaacagataataataatgaaataacaagaaatCCAGATGTTGcaccaattaatattaatgttaaagaaattattcatttacttGCTAAAGAAGAAGAATTAGTTGCTGCTAGAAAACGTACTGATGAATTAGAACGTGAAAATACAGATATGTCaacaaaattatctaaaaaagaacaagaatTAGATTTAAGAAGCCAAGAAAAAGAAGATATTGAAGCAAGTTTAATGAGAATTAAAGAAAGACTTGAAAAAGAAACATCAATGCATAttgaaacaaaacaaaaaatatcagaatttCAAGATACCATTGAGACATTATCAcgacaaattaataatgaaaaatcagaAAGAAAAAGACTTGAAAAATTAGTTGCATCTGGTAGTTTACCAGATGATGCTAaagcaacaattaaaattgtcGATGATGAATTAATGGATAAtgttaaatcatcatcatcaccaccaccacctccaccacctCCTCCACCACCAAtagcaccaccaccaccaccaccgctgctatcatcatcatcatcatcattaataccATCAGCACCACAACCAAAagaagtatttaaaaatgttccACAACCAAGTAATccattaaaatcatttaactGGTCAAAAATACcagaacaaaaattacaaggtACAATATGGTCTGAATTAGATGacactaaaatatataatgttatGGATTTagaaacaattgataaaattttttgtgcaTATCAAAAAAATGGTGGTACAATACCAACTGAAGGATCAATTGAAGATCTACGTAATttgggtaaaaataaaaaaacaatgtctGTTATTGATGCAAGAAGAGCACAAAAttgtacaatattattatcaaaattaaaaatgagtgataatgaaataacaagaacaataatatcaatggatcaacaaaatatattacatattGATATGGTTGAacagttattaaaatatataccatCATCTGAAGAAGCTGCACTTCTTGATATGAATCAAAAAGAATTACAAAGTCGTGCTGATTGTTTTCTCTATCAAATATCaaa GGTACCACATTATGAACAGCGTCTTCGTTCACTtcattataagaaaaaattttcagcaagTATATCAGAGCTAACACCAAGAATGCGTGCTGTATTAGAAGCAAGTAGACAAGTTGCTAGATCACGTAGATTAAgaaaattacttgaattaGTACTTGCACTTGGTAATTATGTAAATCGTGGTAATGCACGTGGTAATGCATATGGTTTTCGTTTGGCATCATTAAATCGTCTTGTTGATACAAAATCATCATGCTCAAAAGGCACAACATTACTTCATTATCTTGTACAAATATTAGAATCACGTTTTCGTGATGTATTAGAAATTGAAGAAGATATGCCACATGTTAGAACAGCAGCACGTGTTAGTATGGCTGATTTACAAAAAGAAGttgctaatttaaaaaatggattACAAGATGTACAAAGAGAAATTGAATTTCATCGTGGACAAGTACAAGTATTACAAGGTGATATGTTTCTTCCATCAATGAGAGATTTTCAAGCACAAGCAACATGTAGACTTGCTGAAGCTGAAGATTTATTTCAAGATATGAAAACAAGATTTGACAGAGCTGTTAGATTATTTGGTGAGGATTCAGCTGGTGTACAGCCAGATGaattttttggtatatttgaaaattttttacaagcaTTTGCTGAAGCAAGACAAGACGTTGAAAATATGAgaagaaaaattgaagaagaTGAAAGACGTGTTAAACAAGAACAAGAACTTAAAAAACGTACaatggaaagaaaaaattcacgtgaaggtttattaaataatatatcaattagtAAAAAGAATGAAGTCAATGGTAATAATGGACAAGTTGATAATAAAGGtgaatttgatgatttaatatcaGCATTGAGAACTGGTGATGTATTTGGTGAAGATATtgctaaatttaaaagatcaaAACGTCGACCAGTTACCCCAAGTGGTGCACAAGATCCACGTCGGCATAATGTTAATCGAGAAGACTCACGAGAACGTCACTAG